In Schistocerca americana isolate TAMUIC-IGC-003095 chromosome 7, iqSchAmer2.1, whole genome shotgun sequence, a single genomic region encodes these proteins:
- the LOC124622315 gene encoding uncharacterized protein LOC124622315: MYFRSRFVPLLLALLVAAGGSLAASPPCGWVSAHYADVALACYGPRVTAPPRLLPATLQTLQLSGTGIRVLRGDTFSGRQLRRLRLLSVTDSALSSVEAGALCSLTALTVLDLSNNRLRQVDASSFECNRHLRRVDLSGNTGLRRLPALVSDSIETVDADRCSIADVDVDDLRGLPALKVLHLSGNPGLDCRGVMRRLAPSYPSLVVVCDDSQAFSGTAKLSSAQSPSDTSNNSPQHVTSTETDTRPEIDFQNSVTQLHIEDQKVSTAVTPSETVAGPEIDSKNSLTQLHIEDLKVSTVVTYLGTVTGNHIDSKNSVTELLEQKIDTATKSLLDLTTEVPIKHRAETSTQSPHGFTKIKSENIFVVTNPKEFYELDSIFLISMGVLLPLILLLTLLVFYLKTKAND, from the exons ATG TACTTCCGGTCGCGGTTCGTCCCTCTCCTGCTGGCGCTGCTGGTCGCTGCCGGCGGCTCCCTGGCGGCCTCGCCCCCTTGCGGCTGGGTCTCCGCCCATTACGCAGACGTCGCGCTCGCCTGCTATGGCCCCCGCGTGACGGCGCCCCCGCGCCTGCTGCCTGCGACGCTGCAGACGCTGCAGCTCTCCGGGACGGGCATCCGGGTCCTCCGCGGCGACACCTTCAGCGGCCGACAGCTGCGGCGCCTCCGGCTGCTCTCCGTCACGGACAGCGCCCTCAGCAGCGTCGAGGCAGGCGCACTCTGCTCGCTCACAGCTCTCACCGTCCTCGACTTGAGCAACAACAG ACTTCGTCAGGTGGACGCCTCCAGCTTCGAGTGCAACCGCCATCTGCGCCGTGTCGACCTGTCTGGCAACACTGGTCTCCGTCGACTGCCCGCGCTGGTCAGCGATTCCATTGAGACTGTGGATGCCGACCGCTGCAGCATCGCAGACGTCGATGTCGACGACCTGCGAGGACTGCCAGCTCTCAAGGTCCTCCACCTGAGTGGCAACCCCGGCCTCGACTGCCGGGGCGTCATGCGGAGACTCGCTCCATCTTATCCGTCACTGGTGGTCGTCTGTGATGACTCGCAGGCGTTCTCTGGAACAGCCAAACTTTCCAGCGCTCAGTCGCCTTCTGATACCTCGAACAATTCACCGCAACACGTGACATCTACTGAGACGGACACAAGGCCAGAGATCGACTTCCAAAATTCAGTTACGCAATTACATATCGAAGACCAAAAAGTCAGTACGGCAGTGACGCCCTCTGAAACGGTTGCGGGGCCAGAGATCGACTCCAAAAATTCTCTCACACAGTTACATATCGAAGACCTAAAAGTCAGTACAGTTGTGACATACTTGGGAACGGTTACAGGAAATCACATCGACTCCAAAAATTCAGTTACAGAATTACTCGAACAAAAAATCGATACAGCTACAAAAAGTCTCTTAGACCTTACTACAGAAGTTCCTATAAAGCACAGAGCAGAGACCTCTACACAGTCGCCTCACGGTTTCACGAAAATTaaaagcgaaaatatttttgtGGTTACCAATCCAAAAGAATTCTATGAACTTGATTCCATTTTCCTTATCTCTATGGGCGTATTGCTGCCGTTGATATTGTTGTTAACACTATTGGTGTTCTACTTGAAAACAAAAGCTAACGATTAA